The proteins below are encoded in one region of Chrysemys picta bellii isolate R12L10 chromosome 4, ASM1138683v2, whole genome shotgun sequence:
- the SLC8A3 gene encoding sodium/calcium exchanger 3 isoform X4, which yields MSPRMVDMSLQKALLLTQEVAERKLTIEEEEAKRIAEMGKPVLGEHPKLEVIIEESYEFKSTVDKLIKKTNLALVVGTHSWRDQFMEAITVSAAGDEDEDESGEERLPSCFDYVMHFLTVFWKVLFACVPPTEYCNGWACFVVSIMIIGMLTAVIGDLASHFGCTIGLKDSVTAVVFVAFGTSVPDTFASKAAAIQDVYADAAIGNVTGSNAVNVFLGIGLAWSVAAIYWASQGQEFHVSAGTLAFSVTLFTIFAFVCISVLLYRRRPHLGGELGGPKGCRLATTLLFVSLWLLYILFATLEAYCYIKGF from the exons CGCTGCTACTCACTCAAG AAGTGGCAGAGAGGAAGCTGACCATTGAAGAAGAGGAAGCCAAGAGGATTGCAGAGATGGGGAAGCCGGTATTGGGCGAGCATCCCAAACTAGAGGTCATCATTGAGGAGTCCTATGAATTCAAG AGTACCGTGGACAAGCTGATTAAGAAGACAAACCTGGCTTTGGTTGTAGGAACACATTCCTGGAGGGACCAGTTCATGGAAGCCATTACTGTTAGTGCAG CGGgggatgaggatgaggatgagtCTGGTGAGGAGCGCCTGCCATCCTGCTTTGACTACGTCATGCACTTCCTGACCGTCTTCTGGAAGGTGCTCTTTGCTTGCGTGCCACCCACAGAGTACTGCAATGGCTGGGCCTGTTTCGTGGTGTCCATCATGATCATTGGCATGCTCACTGCTGTCATTGGGGACCTCGCTTCCCACTTCGGCTGCACCATTGGCCTCAAGGACTCGGTGACTGCTGTTGTCTTTGTGGCCTTTGGCACCTCAGTACCAG ACACTTTTGCCAGCAAAGCAGCCGCCATCCAGGATGTGTATGCTGATGCTGCCATCGGCAACGTCACGGGCAGCAATGCTGTCAACGTCTTCTTGGGCATCGGACTGGCATGGTCCGTGGCTGCCATCTACTGGGCTTCCCAGGGACAAGAGTTCCATGTGTCAGCGGGCACGCTGGCCTTTTCCGTCACGCTTTTCACCATCTTTGCTTTTGTCTGCATCAGTGTCCTGCTGTACCGGAGACGGCCTCACCTCGGAGGGGAACTAGGAGGCCCCAAGGGGTGCAGACTTGCCACAACTTTGCTCTTTGTGAGCCTGTGGCTCCTGTACATTCTTTTTGCCACACTGGAGGCCTATTGTTATATCAAAGGGTTCTAA
- the SLC8A3 gene encoding sodium/calcium exchanger 3 isoform X5, translating to MERGISALLLTQEVAERKLTIEEEEAKRIAEMGKPVLGEHPKLEVIIEESYEFKSTVDKLIKKTNLALVVGTHSWRDQFMEAITVSAAGDEDEDESGEERLPSCFDYVMHFLTVFWKVLFACVPPTEYCNGWACFVVSIMIIGMLTAVIGDLASHFGCTIGLKDSVTAVVFVAFGTSVPDTFASKAAAIQDVYADAAIGNVTGSNAVNVFLGIGLAWSVAAIYWASQGQEFHVSAGTLAFSVTLFTIFAFVCISVLLYRRRPHLGGELGGPKGCRLATTLLFVSLWLLYILFATLEAYCYIKGF from the exons CGCTGCTACTCACTCAAG AAGTGGCAGAGAGGAAGCTGACCATTGAAGAAGAGGAAGCCAAGAGGATTGCAGAGATGGGGAAGCCGGTATTGGGCGAGCATCCCAAACTAGAGGTCATCATTGAGGAGTCCTATGAATTCAAG AGTACCGTGGACAAGCTGATTAAGAAGACAAACCTGGCTTTGGTTGTAGGAACACATTCCTGGAGGGACCAGTTCATGGAAGCCATTACTGTTAGTGCAG CGGgggatgaggatgaggatgagtCTGGTGAGGAGCGCCTGCCATCCTGCTTTGACTACGTCATGCACTTCCTGACCGTCTTCTGGAAGGTGCTCTTTGCTTGCGTGCCACCCACAGAGTACTGCAATGGCTGGGCCTGTTTCGTGGTGTCCATCATGATCATTGGCATGCTCACTGCTGTCATTGGGGACCTCGCTTCCCACTTCGGCTGCACCATTGGCCTCAAGGACTCGGTGACTGCTGTTGTCTTTGTGGCCTTTGGCACCTCAGTACCAG ACACTTTTGCCAGCAAAGCAGCCGCCATCCAGGATGTGTATGCTGATGCTGCCATCGGCAACGTCACGGGCAGCAATGCTGTCAACGTCTTCTTGGGCATCGGACTGGCATGGTCCGTGGCTGCCATCTACTGGGCTTCCCAGGGACAAGAGTTCCATGTGTCAGCGGGCACGCTGGCCTTTTCCGTCACGCTTTTCACCATCTTTGCTTTTGTCTGCATCAGTGTCCTGCTGTACCGGAGACGGCCTCACCTCGGAGGGGAACTAGGAGGCCCCAAGGGGTGCAGACTTGCCACAACTTTGCTCTTTGTGAGCCTGTGGCTCCTGTACATTCTTTTTGCCACACTGGAGGCCTATTGTTATATCAAAGGGTTCTAA
- the SLC8A3 gene encoding sodium/calcium exchanger 3 isoform X6: protein MERGISEVAERKLTIEEEEAKRIAEMGKPVLGEHPKLEVIIEESYEFKSTVDKLIKKTNLALVVGTHSWRDQFMEAITVSAAGDEDEDESGEERLPSCFDYVMHFLTVFWKVLFACVPPTEYCNGWACFVVSIMIIGMLTAVIGDLASHFGCTIGLKDSVTAVVFVAFGTSVPDTFASKAAAIQDVYADAAIGNVTGSNAVNVFLGIGLAWSVAAIYWASQGQEFHVSAGTLAFSVTLFTIFAFVCISVLLYRRRPHLGGELGGPKGCRLATTLLFVSLWLLYILFATLEAYCYIKGF from the exons AAGTGGCAGAGAGGAAGCTGACCATTGAAGAAGAGGAAGCCAAGAGGATTGCAGAGATGGGGAAGCCGGTATTGGGCGAGCATCCCAAACTAGAGGTCATCATTGAGGAGTCCTATGAATTCAAG AGTACCGTGGACAAGCTGATTAAGAAGACAAACCTGGCTTTGGTTGTAGGAACACATTCCTGGAGGGACCAGTTCATGGAAGCCATTACTGTTAGTGCAG CGGgggatgaggatgaggatgagtCTGGTGAGGAGCGCCTGCCATCCTGCTTTGACTACGTCATGCACTTCCTGACCGTCTTCTGGAAGGTGCTCTTTGCTTGCGTGCCACCCACAGAGTACTGCAATGGCTGGGCCTGTTTCGTGGTGTCCATCATGATCATTGGCATGCTCACTGCTGTCATTGGGGACCTCGCTTCCCACTTCGGCTGCACCATTGGCCTCAAGGACTCGGTGACTGCTGTTGTCTTTGTGGCCTTTGGCACCTCAGTACCAG ACACTTTTGCCAGCAAAGCAGCCGCCATCCAGGATGTGTATGCTGATGCTGCCATCGGCAACGTCACGGGCAGCAATGCTGTCAACGTCTTCTTGGGCATCGGACTGGCATGGTCCGTGGCTGCCATCTACTGGGCTTCCCAGGGACAAGAGTTCCATGTGTCAGCGGGCACGCTGGCCTTTTCCGTCACGCTTTTCACCATCTTTGCTTTTGTCTGCATCAGTGTCCTGCTGTACCGGAGACGGCCTCACCTCGGAGGGGAACTAGGAGGCCCCAAGGGGTGCAGACTTGCCACAACTTTGCTCTTTGTGAGCCTGTGGCTCCTGTACATTCTTTTTGCCACACTGGAGGCCTATTGTTATATCAAAGGGTTCTAA